In Paracoccaceae bacterium Fryx2, a single genomic region encodes these proteins:
- the gyrA gene encoding DNA gyrase subunit A translates to MTDRPEDTENDGETPERPVPHGTQVSIAEEMKTAYLDYAMSVIVSRAIPDLRDGLKPVHRRVLFAMHETNNTHDKPYRKSARPVGDTMGKYHPHGDASIYDALVRMAQPFSMSLKLLDGQGNFGSMDGDSAAAMRYTEVRMDKPAAFLLADIDKETVDFQDNYDGKDREPTVLPARFPNMLVNGASGIAVGMATNIPPHNLGEVIDGTLALIENPDMSTEALMEIIPAPDFPTGGLILGRSGARKAYLEGRGSVIIRARTRIEEIRKDRWAIILDEIPYQVNKSRMIEIIAEQVREKKIEGIAHVQDESDRIGVRVVIELKRDATADVVLNQLWRFTPMQTSFGCNMLALNGGRPEQLTLRDFLSYFITFREEVVARRTAYELRRARERSHILCGLAVAVANVDEVVATIRSSADPAEARVRLMTRRWPAGEIIPFIKLIDDPTHKVNDDGTYNLSELQARAILDLRLQRLTAMGVKEITDELLELAGKIRDYLEILGSRDRIMAIISDELREVKALFAVPRRTEIVDWAGDMEDEDLIEREDMVVTITSGGYIKRTPLAEFRSQRRGGKGLSSMQTKEDDVVTTLFVANTHTPLLFFTTDGMVYKLKTWRLPLAGRTAKGKAMINILPIESGVSIAALMPVDAPEAEWETLQIVFATSDGDVRQNDLSDFTNVKRNGKIAMNLPEGVSLVNAAIADENDDVMLVTALGRAIRFPTTEIRVFKSRGSTGVRGIRLGAGDRVVSMAIIRHFEADPAERAAYLKQRRLVAGAVEETGDSDDEEDGIEAGQLSPERYAGMSAAEDLILTITAGGSGKLSSSHDYPVRGRGGMGVKAMDGAMRGGALVASFPVELSDQIMLATSTGQSIRVPVAQISFRSRSAGGVKVFNVGADEEVVSVARVAEQGDEEA, encoded by the coding sequence GTGACCGATCGTCCCGAAGACACTGAAAACGATGGTGAAACGCCCGAGCGGCCGGTGCCGCACGGCACGCAGGTTTCCATCGCCGAGGAAATGAAGACGGCCTATCTCGACTACGCGATGAGCGTGATCGTCAGCCGGGCCATCCCCGATCTGCGCGACGGGCTGAAGCCGGTGCATCGGCGCGTGCTGTTTGCCATGCACGAGACGAACAACACCCATGACAAGCCCTACCGCAAGTCGGCGCGCCCGGTCGGCGACACCATGGGGAAATATCACCCCCACGGCGACGCCTCGATCTACGACGCGCTGGTGCGGATGGCGCAGCCCTTCTCGATGAGCCTCAAGCTGTTGGACGGGCAGGGAAACTTCGGCTCGATGGACGGCGACAGCGCCGCCGCGATGCGTTACACCGAAGTGCGGATGGACAAGCCCGCCGCGTTCCTGCTGGCCGATATCGACAAGGAAACCGTCGATTTTCAGGACAACTACGATGGCAAGGACCGCGAGCCCACGGTGCTGCCCGCGCGCTTTCCCAACATGCTGGTCAACGGCGCCAGCGGCATCGCCGTGGGCATGGCGACCAACATCCCGCCGCACAACCTTGGCGAGGTGATCGACGGCACGCTGGCGCTGATCGAAAACCCCGACATGTCGACCGAGGCCTTGATGGAGATCATCCCCGCGCCGGACTTTCCGACCGGCGGGCTGATCCTCGGCCGCTCGGGCGCGCGCAAGGCCTACCTTGAAGGTCGCGGGTCGGTGATCATCCGGGCCCGGACCCGGATCGAGGAGATCCGCAAGGACCGCTGGGCGATCATCCTGGACGAGATTCCCTATCAGGTGAACAAGTCGCGGATGATCGAGATCATCGCGGAACAGGTGCGCGAGAAGAAGATCGAGGGCATCGCCCATGTGCAGGACGAATCCGACCGGATCGGCGTGCGGGTGGTGATCGAGCTGAAGCGCGATGCCACGGCCGATGTGGTGCTGAACCAGCTCTGGCGCTTTACCCCGATGCAGACCAGTTTCGGCTGCAACATGCTGGCCTTGAACGGCGGGCGGCCGGAACAGCTGACGTTGCGCGATTTCCTCAGCTACTTCATCACCTTCCGCGAGGAAGTTGTGGCACGGCGCACCGCCTACGAGCTGCGCCGGGCGCGCGAGCGCAGCCATATCCTGTGCGGTCTGGCGGTGGCGGTGGCGAATGTGGACGAGGTGGTGGCGACCATCCGGTCTTCCGCCGACCCGGCCGAGGCGCGTGTGCGGCTGATGACGCGGCGCTGGCCCGCGGGCGAGATCATCCCCTTCATCAAGCTGATCGACGACCCGACCCACAAGGTCAACGACGACGGCACCTACAACCTGTCGGAGCTTCAGGCCCGCGCGATTCTGGACCTGCGCCTGCAGCGCCTGACCGCGATGGGCGTCAAGGAAATCACCGACGAGTTGCTGGAACTGGCCGGCAAGATCCGCGACTACCTGGAGATTCTGGGCAGCCGCGACCGGATCATGGCCATCATTTCCGACGAGTTGCGCGAGGTGAAGGCGCTGTTCGCGGTGCCGCGCCGCACCGAGATCGTCGACTGGGCCGGCGACATGGAAGACGAAGACCTGATCGAGCGCGAGGACATGGTGGTGACCATCACCTCGGGCGGCTACATCAAGCGCACGCCGCTGGCCGAATTCCGCAGCCAGCGGCGCGGCGGCAAGGGCCTGTCGTCGATGCAGACCAAGGAAGACGACGTGGTGACCACGCTGTTCGTGGCAAACACCCATACGCCGCTGCTGTTCTTCACCACCGACGGCATGGTCTACAAGCTCAAGACCTGGCGGCTGCCGCTGGCGGGGCGCACCGCCAAGGGCAAGGCGATGATCAACATCCTGCCGATCGAATCCGGCGTGTCGATTGCCGCACTGATGCCGGTGGATGCGCCCGAGGCCGAGTGGGAGACGTTGCAGATCGTGTTTGCCACCAGCGATGGCGACGTGCGGCAGAACGATCTGTCCGATTTTACCAACGTCAAGCGCAACGGCAAGATCGCGATGAACCTGCCCGAGGGCGTCAGCCTCGTGAACGCGGCGATTGCCGACGAGAATGACGACGTGATGCTCGTGACCGCCCTCGGCCGGGCGATCCGCTTCCCCACCACGGAAATCCGGGTGTTCAAGTCGCGCGGATCAACGGGGGTGCGCGGCATCCGGCTGGGTGCCGGCGACCGCGTGGTGTCGATGGCGATCATCCGGCATTTCGAGGCCGATCCGGCGGAACGGGCGGCCTATCTGAAGCAGCGTCGGCTGGTGGCCGGGGCGGTGGAGGAGACCGGCGACTCGGACGACGAGGAAGACGGCATCGAGGCGGGTCAGCTTTCGCCCGAACGCTATGCCGGGATGTCGGCGGCGGAAGACCTGATCCTGACGATCACGGCAGGCGGGTCGGGCAAGCTGTCGTCCAGCCACGATTATCCGG
- the rocF gene encoding arginase, with the protein MPKTILIGAPIDSGQRRPGCLMGPAAFRVAGIAQAIRDLGHPVEDWGDVVPGALPEVACANPAVHALAETVAWTVALADRTDDALSAGGFPVILGGDHSLALGSVAGAAAQAARVDRPLFLLWLDAHSDFHTPETTASGNLHGTPVAYIAGRSGFDAFPPFPRPVPAQHICLFGIRSVDAAEHAALLRHDIAINDMRVLDEHGIVAPLRAFLDRVRAAEGMLHVSLDVDFLDPSIAPAVGTTVPGGTTFREAHLVMELLQESGLVTSLDLVELNPFLDDRGRTARLMVDLVASLMGRKVFDRPTRGFV; encoded by the coding sequence ATGCCCAAGACCATCCTGATCGGTGCGCCGATCGATTCCGGCCAGCGCCGCCCGGGCTGCCTGATGGGCCCCGCGGCCTTTCGGGTGGCGGGCATCGCGCAGGCGATCCGCGATCTGGGGCATCCGGTCGAAGACTGGGGCGACGTGGTGCCGGGCGCCCTGCCCGAGGTCGCCTGCGCCAACCCGGCGGTGCACGCGCTGGCCGAAACCGTGGCCTGGACGGTGGCCCTGGCCGACCGGACCGATGACGCGCTGTCGGCGGGGGGCTTTCCGGTGATCCTCGGCGGCGACCATTCGCTGGCGTTGGGCTCGGTGGCGGGGGCTGCCGCGCAGGCGGCGCGCGTGGATCGGCCGCTTTTCCTGCTGTGGCTTGACGCGCATTCCGATTTCCACACGCCCGAGACCACCGCCAGCGGCAACCTGCACGGCACCCCGGTCGCCTATATCGCGGGCCGGTCGGGGTTCGACGCCTTCCCGCCCTTCCCGCGCCCGGTTCCGGCGCAGCACATCTGCCTGTTCGGCATCCGCTCGGTCGATGCGGCCGAACATGCCGCGCTGCTGCGCCATGACATTGCGATCAACGACATGCGCGTGCTGGACGAACACGGCATCGTGGCCCCGCTGCGCGCGTTCCTCGACCGGGTGCGGGCCGCGGAAGGGATGCTGCACGTTTCGCTGGATGTCGATTTCCTCGACCCGTCGATTGCCCCGGCGGTCGGCACCACCGTGCCGGGCGGCACCACCTTCCGCGAGGCGCATCTGGTGATGGAACTGCTGCAGGAAAGCGGTCTGGTGACCTCGCTCGACCTGGTGGAGCTTAATCCCTTTCTCGACGACCGCGGGCGGACGGCGCGGCTGATGGTCGATCTGGTGGCATCGCTGATGGGCCGCAAGGTGTTCGACCGGCCGACGCGGGGATTTGTCTAG
- a CDS encoding usg protein, whose translation MRGSETEKMLKGYGLTTAEFFYRMPDYRNVLNSFIWQDYDLAPDYPELFRFIEFWQGQIEGPLHSVRFTHRKLIAPGEWRNVVGEFRVH comes from the coding sequence ATGCGGGGAAGCGAAACCGAAAAGATGCTCAAGGGCTACGGGTTGACCACGGCCGAATTCTTCTACCGGATGCCGGATTACCGCAATGTTCTCAACAGCTTCATCTGGCAGGACTACGATCTTGCCCCCGACTACCCCGAACTGTTCAGGTTCATCGAGTTCTGGCAGGGCCAGATCGAGGGGCCGCTGCATTCGGTGCGCTTCACCCACCGCAAGCTGATCGCCCCGGGCGAATGGCGCAACGTGGTGGGCGAGTTCCGCGTCCACTGA
- the ilvN gene encoding acetolactate synthase small subunit yields MSPLNIKKGSTSHSAYDLRDPNAEVIETHTLAVLVDNESGVLARVIGLFSGRGYNIDSLTVAEVDHLGHRSRITVVTTGTPQVIEQIKAQLARMVPVHEVHDLTVEGPAVLRELALLKVAGKGEARIEALRLCEIFRAKVVDSTLESFVFEMTGTPEKIDAFAELMRPLGLREMARTGVAALSRGV; encoded by the coding sequence ATGTCGCCGCTCAATATAAAGAAAGGGTCGACCAGCCATTCGGCCTATGACCTGCGTGACCCGAATGCCGAGGTGATCGAGACCCACACGCTGGCGGTGCTGGTGGACAACGAAAGCGGAGTGCTGGCGCGGGTGATCGGGCTGTTTTCCGGCCGGGGCTACAACATCGACAGCCTGACGGTGGCCGAGGTCGACCATCTGGGCCACCGCTCGCGCATCACCGTGGTGACGACGGGCACGCCGCAGGTGATCGAGCAGATCAAGGCGCAGCTGGCGCGGATGGTGCCGGTGCATGAAGTGCATGACCTGACGGTGGAAGGGCCGGCCGTGCTGCGCGAACTGGCGCTGCTGAAGGTGGCGGGCAAGGGCGAGGCGCGGATCGAGGCGCTGCGGCTTTGCGAGATCTTCCGCGCCAAGGTGGTGGATTCGACGCTGGAATCCTTCGTGTTCGAGATGACCGGCACGCCGGAAAAGATCGACGCCTTTGCCGAGCTGATGCGGCCGCTGGGCCTGCGCGAAATGGCGCGGACCGGGGTGGCGGCGCTGTCACGCGGGGTCTGA
- a CDS encoding acetolactate synthase 3 large subunit, giving the protein MTQSMTGARMVVQALKDQGVEVVFGYPGGAVLPIYDEIFQQNDIRHILVRHEQGAVHAAEGYARSTGKVGVVLVTSGPGATNAVTGLVDALMDSIPLVVLTGQVPTFMIGTDGFQEADTVGITRPCTKHNWLVKDTAKLSEVIHQAFHVAMHGRPGPVLVDIPKDVQFATADYTPMPKAKVSHYQPRVKGDIDAITRMVEMMETAERPVFYTGGGVINSGPAAAQLLREFVEATGFPITSTLMGLGAYPASGKAWLGMLGMHGLYEANLAMHGCDLMINVGARFDDRITGRIKDFSPGSRKVHIDIDASSLNKVIRVDVPILGDVGHVLEDALRLWKARGRKVNKAALAKWWAQIDAWRAVNCLDFQNSDKVIKPQHALQRLEALTKGMDRYITTEVGQHQMWAAQFLNFEAPNRWMTSGGLGTMGYGLPASIGVQIAHPDALVINVAGEASWLMNMQEMGTAMQFRAPVKQFILNNERLGMVRQWQQLLHGERYSQSWSESLPDFVKLAEAFGCKGLRVSDPADLDEAIREMIAYDGPVIFDCLVEKHENCFPMIPSGKPHNEMLLGDADTAGAIGARGAVLV; this is encoded by the coding sequence ATGACCCAGTCGATGACCGGCGCAAGGATGGTGGTTCAGGCCCTGAAGGATCAGGGCGTGGAGGTGGTCTTCGGCTACCCCGGTGGTGCCGTGCTGCCGATCTATGACGAGATCTTCCAGCAGAACGACATCCGCCACATTCTGGTGCGCCACGAACAGGGCGCGGTTCATGCCGCCGAGGGCTATGCCCGCTCGACCGGCAAGGTCGGCGTCGTGCTGGTGACCTCGGGTCCGGGGGCGACCAACGCCGTGACCGGCCTGGTCGATGCGCTGATGGATTCGATTCCGCTGGTGGTGCTGACCGGCCAGGTGCCGACCTTCATGATCGGCACCGACGGCTTTCAGGAGGCCGATACCGTCGGCATCACCCGCCCCTGCACCAAGCACAACTGGCTGGTCAAGGACACGGCGAAGCTGTCGGAGGTGATTCATCAGGCGTTCCACGTCGCGATGCACGGCCGCCCCGGCCCGGTGCTGGTCGACATCCCCAAGGACGTGCAGTTCGCCACCGCCGACTACACCCCGATGCCGAAGGCCAAGGTCAGCCACTACCAGCCGCGAGTGAAGGGCGACATCGACGCGATCACCCGCATGGTCGAGATGATGGAAACCGCCGAGCGCCCGGTGTTCTACACCGGCGGCGGCGTCATCAACTCGGGCCCCGCCGCGGCGCAGCTGTTGCGCGAATTCGTCGAGGCGACCGGCTTTCCGATCACCTCGACCCTGATGGGGCTGGGCGCCTACCCGGCCTCGGGCAAGGCGTGGCTGGGGATGCTGGGGATGCACGGGCTTTACGAGGCCAACCTCGCCATGCACGGTTGCGACCTGATGATCAACGTCGGGGCGCGGTTTGACGACCGGATCACCGGGCGGATCAAGGATTTCAGCCCCGGCTCGCGCAAGGTCCACATCGACATCGACGCCTCGTCGCTGAACAAGGTGATCCGGGTCGATGTGCCGATCCTCGGCGACGTGGGCCATGTGCTGGAGGATGCGCTGCGCCTGTGGAAGGCGCGCGGCCGCAAGGTGAACAAGGCGGCGCTGGCGAAGTGGTGGGCGCAGATCGACGCCTGGCGGGCGGTGAACTGCCTCGACTTCCAGAACTCCGACAAGGTGATCAAGCCGCAGCACGCGCTGCAGCGGCTGGAGGCGCTGACCAAGGGGATGGACCGCTACATCACCACCGAGGTCGGCCAGCACCAGATGTGGGCGGCGCAGTTCCTGAACTTCGAGGCGCCGAACCGCTGGATGACCTCCGGCGGGCTCGGCACCATGGGCTACGGCCTGCCCGCCTCGATCGGGGTGCAGATTGCGCATCCGGACGCGCTGGTGATCAACGTCGCGGGCGAGGCGTCGTGGCTGATGAACATGCAGGAAATGGGCACCGCGATGCAGTTCCGCGCCCCGGTCAAGCAGTTCATCCTGAACAACGAACGCCTCGGCATGGTGCGCCAGTGGCAGCAATTGCTGCATGGCGAGCGCTATTCGCAAAGCTGGTCGGAAAGCCTGCCCGATTTCGTGAAACTGGCGGAAGCCTTCGGCTGCAAGGGCCTGCGCGTGTCGGACCCCGCCGATCTCGACGAGGCGATCAGGGAGATGATCGCCTATGACGGGCCGGTGATCTTCGACTGCCTGGTGGAAAAGCACGAGAACTGCTTTCCGATGATCCCCTCGGGCAAGCCGCACAACGAGATGCTGCTGGGCGATGCCGACACGGCGGGGGCGATCGGGGCGCGCGGGGCGGTGCTGGTCTGA
- a CDS encoding enoyl-CoA hydratase-related protein yields MTYQTITHAETGGIAVITLNRPEVMNALSSTMRLELREAIGRAAQSARVLVLTGMGRAFCSGQDLGDPAALASLDFEATLRDEYEPLLHALYDCPIPTIAAVNGTAAGAGASIALAADVVIAAQSASFIQAFTRIGLIPDAGGTWWLPRQIGMPRAMGAALFADKISATQAADWGMIYEAVPDAAFPAHWQVRAAHLAQGPTVAYHALKQALRQGLANDLPTQLALEARLQGTCGASRDFSEGITAFFEKRPPRFEGR; encoded by the coding sequence ATGACCTATCAGACCATAACCCACGCCGAAACCGGCGGCATCGCCGTCATCACCCTGAACCGGCCCGAGGTGATGAACGCGCTGTCCTCGACGATGCGCCTTGAGCTTCGCGAAGCAATCGGCCGGGCCGCGCAATCGGCCCGCGTGCTGGTGCTGACCGGCATGGGCCGCGCCTTCTGCTCGGGGCAGGATCTCGGTGACCCGGCGGCGCTGGCCAGCCTCGATTTCGAGGCGACGCTGCGCGACGAATACGAACCGCTGCTCCATGCCCTTTACGACTGCCCGATCCCGACCATCGCCGCCGTCAACGGCACGGCGGCCGGGGCAGGGGCCAGCATCGCGCTGGCGGCCGATGTGGTGATCGCGGCGCAGTCGGCCAGCTTCATCCAGGCCTTCACCCGGATCGGCCTGATCCCCGATGCTGGCGGCACCTGGTGGCTGCCGCGCCAGATCGGGATGCCCCGCGCGATGGGCGCCGCGCTCTTTGCCGACAAGATAAGTGCCACGCAGGCCGCCGACTGGGGCATGATCTACGAGGCCGTCCCCGACGCGGCTTTCCCCGCCCACTGGCAGGTCCGCGCCGCGCATCTGGCGCAGGGGCCGACCGTGGCCTACCACGCCCTGAAACAGGCGCTGCGCCAGGGCCTTGCCAACGACCTGCCCACCCAGCTTGCGCTGGAGGCCCGCCTGCAAGGCACCTGCGGCGCAAGCCGCGACTTCAGCGAAGGCATCACCGCCTTCTTCGAAAAGCGCCCCCCGCGGTTCGAGGGGCGCTGA
- the gstA gene encoding glutathione transferase GstA, translated as MKLYYAPGACSLASHIILHEVGRPFTIERVNGKTKETETGADFRAINPKGAVPALETDGGEVLTEGAAILQFIADNGDVAALSPPPGSMARARLQEMLNYISSELHKSFSPLFRPGLTDEGRAAALDTIAAKLGWLERTLSDGRPYLTGDAFGVADAYGFVVTGWSGMLKVDLSPFPHILAWRARLADRASVQAAMRAEGLAA; from the coding sequence ATGAAACTCTATTACGCGCCGGGGGCCTGCTCGCTGGCCTCGCACATCATCCTGCACGAGGTCGGCCGCCCCTTCACCATCGAAAGGGTGAACGGCAAGACCAAGGAAACCGAAACCGGCGCCGACTTCCGCGCCATCAACCCGAAGGGTGCGGTGCCCGCGCTGGAAACCGACGGCGGCGAGGTGCTGACCGAAGGGGCCGCCATCCTGCAATTCATCGCTGACAATGGCGACGTGGCCGCGCTTTCGCCGCCGCCTGGCAGCATGGCGCGCGCCCGGCTGCAGGAAATGCTGAACTACATCTCCTCGGAACTGCACAAGTCCTTCTCGCCGCTGTTCCGCCCGGGCCTGACCGACGAAGGCCGTGCCGCGGCACTCGACACCATCGCGGCCAAGCTGGGCTGGCTGGAGCGGACCCTGTCGGACGGGCGGCCCTACCTGACGGGGGATGCCTTCGGCGTGGCGGATGCCTACGGCTTCGTGGTCACCGGCTGGTCGGGGATGCTGAAGGTCGATCTGTCGCCCTTCCCGCACATCCTTGCATGGCGCGCCCGTCTGGCAGATCGCGCCTCGGTGCAGGCGGCGATGCGCGCCGAAGGGCTGGCGGCCTGA
- a CDS encoding cytochrome c-type biogenesis protein — protein MRRLPALILALMLSASPALAVQPDEILADPALEARARSLSQGLRCLVCRNENIDDSNAELARDLRLLVRERLVSGDSDAEAMDFIVARYGEYVLLNPTTTGSNLLLWVAGPAMLLGGLGIAALYLRRRGKAGEAAAPALTAAEQARLAEIMKE, from the coding sequence ATGCGCAGACTTCCCGCGCTGATTCTGGCCCTGATGCTGTCGGCCAGCCCCGCGCTTGCGGTGCAGCCCGACGAAATTCTGGCCGACCCCGCGCTGGAGGCCCGCGCCCGCAGCCTGTCGCAGGGGCTGCGCTGCCTCGTGTGCCGCAACGAGAACATCGACGACAGCAACGCCGAACTGGCCCGCGACCTGCGTCTGCTGGTGCGCGAGCGGCTGGTCTCGGGCGACAGCGATGCCGAGGCGATGGACTTCATCGTTGCGCGCTACGGCGAATACGTGCTGCTGAACCCGACGACCACCGGCAGCAACCTGCTGCTGTGGGTCGCGGGGCCCGCGATGCTGCTGGGGGGCCTGGGCATCGCCGCCCTTTACCTGCGGCGGCGCGGCAAGGCGGGCGAGGCCGCTGCCCCGGCCCTGACCGCCGCCGAACAGGCCCGCCTCGCGGAAATCATGAAAGAGTGA
- a CDS encoding heme lyase CcmF/NrfE family subunit: MIVELGHFALVLAFAVALVQATVPLIGAQKRWAGWIAVAEPAATTQFLLVCFSFAALTYAFVTSDFSVQLVVLNSHTLKPMLYKVSGVWGNHEGSLLLWVLILALFGACAAWFGNNLPPTLRARVLAVQGMIGVAFIAFTLFTSNPFLRIAQPPFDGNDLNPLLQDPGLAFHPPFLYLGYVGLSMSFSFAVAALIEGRVDAAWGRWVRPWTLAAWIFLTIGIAMGSWWAYYELGWGGFWFWDPVENASFMPWLIAAALLHSAIVVEKRESMKSWTILLAILAFGFSLIGTFIVRSGVITSVHAFANDPERGVFILLILAVFMGGALTLFAARAGAMEAKGVFSMVSRESALVANNLLLAVSCFVVFIGTIWPLIAELLWDRKLSVGAPFFDAAFSPFMVALAMLMPLGALLPWKRASLWRGMQPLWPVLVLSLALGALVWAMQTGRSALGPVGVILGVWVVLGAMTDLWLRTGRGAFAGRLARLTRLPRADWGKATAHSGMGITIFAVAAMNAWASEDIRVVQVGETYAMQGYDITLAEVNQIEGPNFVSTTATMQVTRNGRDVATLHPEKRVYPVQGMPTTEAAIDYGFLRDIYLVIGDPQDNGGWAVRSYIKPFANWLWAGALIMSLGGLLSLTDRRYRIAAGARKPAASAVAAE; the protein is encoded by the coding sequence ATGATCGTCGAGCTTGGACATTTCGCGCTGGTGCTGGCCTTTGCCGTGGCTCTGGTGCAGGCCACCGTGCCACTGATCGGGGCGCAGAAGCGGTGGGCGGGCTGGATCGCGGTGGCCGAACCGGCCGCGACGACGCAGTTCCTGCTGGTGTGCTTTTCCTTCGCCGCACTGACCTATGCCTTTGTCACATCGGACTTTTCGGTGCAGCTGGTGGTGCTGAATTCGCACACGCTGAAGCCCATGCTCTACAAGGTGTCGGGCGTCTGGGGCAACCATGAGGGCTCGCTGCTGCTCTGGGTGCTGATCCTGGCACTTTTCGGGGCCTGTGCCGCCTGGTTCGGCAACAACCTGCCGCCGACGCTGCGTGCGCGCGTGCTGGCGGTGCAGGGCATGATCGGGGTGGCGTTCATCGCCTTCACGCTGTTCACCTCGAACCCGTTCCTGCGCATCGCCCAGCCGCCGTTCGACGGCAATGACCTGAACCCGCTGCTGCAGGACCCCGGGCTCGCCTTCCACCCGCCGTTCCTCTACCTCGGCTACGTCGGCCTCAGCATGTCGTTCAGCTTCGCCGTTGCGGCGCTGATCGAGGGCCGGGTCGATGCCGCCTGGGGCCGCTGGGTGCGGCCCTGGACGCTGGCCGCCTGGATCTTTCTGACCATCGGCATCGCGATGGGGTCATGGTGGGCCTATTACGAGCTTGGCTGGGGCGGCTTCTGGTTCTGGGATCCGGTCGAGAACGCGTCCTTCATGCCCTGGCTGATCGCCGCCGCCCTGCTGCATTCCGCCATCGTGGTGGAAAAGCGCGAATCGATGAAAAGCTGGACGATCCTGCTGGCGATCCTCGCCTTCGGCTTTTCGCTGATCGGCACCTTCATCGTCCGCTCGGGCGTGATCACATCGGTCCATGCCTTTGCCAACGACCCGGAACGCGGCGTGTTCATCCTGCTGATCCTCGCGGTGTTCATGGGCGGCGCGCTGACACTGTTCGCTGCAAGGGCGGGGGCGATGGAGGCGAAGGGCGTGTTTTCGATGGTCAGCCGCGAATCGGCGCTGGTGGCCAACAACCTGCTGCTGGCTGTGTCGTGCTTCGTGGTGTTCATCGGCACGATCTGGCCGCTGATCGCGGAACTGCTGTGGGACCGCAAGCTGTCGGTCGGCGCGCCGTTCTTCGATGCGGCCTTCTCGCCCTTCATGGTGGCGCTGGCGATGCTGATGCCGCTGGGCGCGTTGCTGCCGTGGAAGCGCGCAAGCCTCTGGCGCGGGATGCAGCCGCTCTGGCCTGTGCTGGTGCTGTCGCTGGCGCTGGGGGCGCTGGTCTGGGCGATGCAGACCGGGCGTTCGGCGCTGGGGCCTGTGGGGGTGATCCTGGGCGTCTGGGTGGTGCTGGGGGCCATGACCGACCTCTGGCTGCGCACCGGGCGCGGGGCCTTCGCGGGCCGTCTGGCGCGCCTGACCCGTCTGCCGCGGGCCGACTGGGGCAAGGCCACCGCGCATTCCGGCATGGGCATCACCATCTTTGCCGTGGCCGCAATGAACGCCTGGGCGTCCGAGGATATCCGCGTGGTGCAGGTTGGCGAAACCTATGCGATGCAGGGCTACGACATCACGCTGGCCGAGGTGAACCAGATCGAGGGGCCGAACTTCGTCTCGACCACCGCCACGATGCAGGTGACGCGCAATGGCCGCGACGTGGCAACGCTGCATCCCGAAAAGCGCGTCTATCCGGTGCAGGGCATGCCCACCACCGAGGCCGCGATCGACTATGGCTTCCTGCGCGACATCTATCTGGTGATCGGCGATCCGCAGGACAATGGCGGCTGGGCGGTGCGCAGCTACATCAAGCCCTTCGCCAACTGGCTGTGGGCCGGGGCGCTGATCATGTCGCTTGGCGGCCTTCTCAGCCTGACGGACCGGCGCTACCGCATCGCGGCGGGTGCGCGCAAACCGGCCGCCAGTGCCGTCGCGGCGGAGTAG